ctTGTGCGTCAATAGAAGGAGACTAAAAGGAGATGAAAGAGTTATCGTGGGGAAGAACGTGTCAGCCGTTCTTCAAAGGATACTCCCACCCAAATGCGGggatccaggtatgttcacTATCCCTTGTAGGATAGGAAGTACTTTTATTAGAAATGTCATGTTAGATTTAGGAGTatcaattaatgtcatgccaAAATGTATATATGCTTCTCCAAATCTAGGACCGTTGAAAGCAACGGGAATTATAATTCACTTGGCTGATCGAACGAATGCATACTCTGATGGACTAATTGAAGATGTTTTAGTTAAGTTTAATGAACTGATTTTCCCAACTGATTTTTATGCTTTGGACATGGATGATGACCATTCTCCAGACCCTTCACCTTTGCTATTAGGTAGACCTTTCTTAATTACAACACacacaaaaattgatgttaacaACGGCACTTTATCTATGGAGTTTGATGGGAAAATTGTGCATTTTAATATATTTGAAGCCAAAAAGTATCTTTCTACCTCTAGTTCTATCTCAGTTTTTACTATGAGTGTCATTGATCCTGTGGTATAGGAAGTTTTTGATATTGATAGTAGGAATGAGCTGGAAGGAGCTTTAACCGAGTACATGGAGTTGTCAATAACCCATGAAAAGGATGCAGACAGTGAATTGCAAAATATGGTCAGGGCATTACAATCCTTAGCAACCATAACAAGGTATGGGCTTGCTTCTATTTTTATGCCCGAACCTTACCAAAAATTATTGTCATCTATTGTGCAAGCACCAGTTCTAGAATTGAAACCCTTACCAGACCATCTGAAGTATGCCTACCTTAGCGACAATGAGACCCTCTCGGTGATTATCTCTGCTAAATTGTCACCGACCCAAGAGAATAAGCTGATTCGAGTTCTTAAAGATCATAAGAAGACAATATGGTAGACCATTACGAATATTAAGGGGATCAGCCCATCCGTGTGTATGCATAGAATCAAGTTTGAAGAAGAAGCTAAACCTATCCGACAAGCTCAAAAAGGTTGAACCCGCTCATGATGGAGGTGGTTAAGAAAGAAATACTTAAGTTGCTAGATGTAGGTATTATTTATGCCATATCAGATAGCGCTTGGGTAAGTCCAGTTCAGGCAGTTTCGAAAAAGACAGGAGTAATGGTAGAAGCTAATCAAGAGGGTGAGTTGGTTCTGATACGAAAATCCACTGGATGGTGGCAATGCATAGACTACCGCAAACTCAACGCCGTCACAAAAAAGGATAACTTCTCTCTCCCTTTCATTGATcgaatgattgaacgattggcATGTCGAGcttactattattttttggataattttttagGTTATTTCCAGATCGCAATTGTACTGGACGACCAAGAGAAAACCACTTTCACGTGCCCGTTTGGAACCTTTGCATATAGACGAAAGCCGTTCGGGTTATGTAATGCCTCTGCTACTTTTCAGAGATGCATGATAAGTATTTTCTCTGAATATGTACAGAAAATTATAGAGGTGTTTATGGATGGTTTTAGCGTGTACGGTGATAGTTTTGATAATTGTCTTGACAATTTGAAACTAATTTTAAAGAGGTGCATAGAAACTAATCTAGTACTTAACtaaaaaaaatgtcattttatggttgagtAAGGAATAATTCTAGGACATATAGTATCATTTAGGGGAATAGAAGTTGATAAAAGTTAAGATAGAGGTTATTTCTATTTTACCTTACCCCATAAGTGTGCGGGAAGTACATTTTTTTCTTGGACATGCAGGATTCTGTCGTAAATTCATCAAAGATTGCTTAAAAATTGGAGCACCTCTATTCAAACTGTTGCAAAAGGACATGACGTTCGAATTTGACCAGGATTGCAAAGAGGCATTCAATAAATTGAAGGAACCCCTAATCTCGCCTCCGATTATTCAACTCCCCGATTAGAATATCCCATTTAAGAGTATGTGTGACGCTAGTGACCATGCAATGGGAGCAGTATTGGAACAGAGAGTAGGAAAAGCAACCCACACCATCTACTCTACATCAAGGGCCCTGAATGGAGCTCAATTGAATTACTCCACCACAGAGAATGAGCTTTTAGCAGTTGTTTTTGCTTTAGAGAAATTCAGGTCATATTTACTAGGAGCTAAAATCATTGCATATTCTGATCATACAGTTTTGAGGTACCTGATGACGAAAAAAGACGCAAAATCAAGGCTAATAAGATGAATTTTGCTCCTACAAGAATTTGACCTTGAGATTAGGGATAAAAGAGGATCAGAGAAGTTGGTAGCTGACCATCTGAGCTACATACCAGTTGAAGAGGAGAATGTTCCATTGAGGGATACTTTCCCCAATGAA
This portion of the Coffea eugenioides isolate CCC68of chromosome 11, Ceug_1.0, whole genome shotgun sequence genome encodes:
- the LOC113752363 gene encoding uncharacterized protein LOC113752363; this translates as MTLRSGREVEGPKLMISKDKSEDRIEKELEKEGIGKTNSEVTPEPMIKIRSNSPYFPSKLEKSKNQDKEKEILEEFCKVEINISLLEAIKQVPRYAKFLKDLCVNRRRLKGDERVIVGKNVSAVLQRILPPKCGDPGPLKATGIIIHLADRTNAYSDGLIEDVLVKFNELIFPTDFYALDMDDDHSPDPSPLLLGRPFLITTHTKIDVNNGTLSMEFDGKIEVFDIDSRNELEGALTEYMELSITHEKDADSELQNMVRALQSLATITRYGLASIFMPEPYQKLLSSIVQAPVLELKPLPDHLKYAYLSDNETLSVIISAKLSPTQENKLIRVLKDHKKTIW